CGATGATCATCGGCATCGTCGTGCGAATCCCCTGCCCCATCTCCGAACGATGGCAGACGATGGTGATGATCCCGTCCTCGGCCAATCGGATGTACGCGTGCGCCTCCCACGGCTCGGCGGCGCTCGTGCCGGCCAGCACACGCTCGGCGGCCTCCAAGCGGCGAATGCCGAAGGGGCCGGCGGCAAAGAGCAGCCCCCCCACGCCCAGGAGCTTCACCAGGTCGCGGCGGCCGGTGTCGACCGGCGATGCGTCGCCAGAGGCAACGGACGCCGCCGAGTCACGGGACGCGTCCATCGCCGGCGCCTGCTCCTCGCTGGCGCGCTCCGCGGGCGAGGGTTCCGACGCCGACATCCACGGCAGGTAGTCGCGCGCGCTCATGACCGCTTCTCCGCGGCCGCCTTGATGGCCGCCCGAATGCGTGGATAGGTGCCGCAGCGGCAGATGTGCCCGTTCATCGCCGCATCGATGTCGGCGTCCGAGGGATTCGGATTGCCCTTGAGCAGGTTCACGGCCTGCATGATCTGCCCGCTCTGGCAGAAGCCACACTGCGGCACGTCGATCTCGCGCCACGCCACCTGCACCGGGTGCTCACCCGCCGGGTGCAACCCCTCGATGGTGGTGACGTCGGCGCCGCCCAGCGACTGCATGCGCCGCTGGCAGGCGCGCGCGGGGCCCCGTTGACGTGCACCGTGCAGGCGCCGCACTGGGCGATGCCGCAACCGAACTTGGTCCCGGTGAGCTGCAACTCGTCCCGAAGGAACCAGAGCAGCGGCATGGTGGGATCGCCGTCGAACGTACGGCGGGTGCCGTTGACGGTGAGCGTGATGGGGGCGGTACTCATGGAGACTCCCGATGAAGTCGCGACGTGCGGCCAGAGGATGCAGACAGAATGGCCTCCGGAATCGATCGACGCGAGGGGGGCGACCGCGCCCCCACGCGCCCCCACGCGCCCCGGTTCGAGGGACGACGTCGCGTCGGACGGTGCCCCCTAGCTCAACAGCAGCTCCAGCTCCTCCCGCCCGAGGCTCGCCACCACCGAGTTATCCGCCCGGATGATCGCGTCGGCCAGGTCACGCTTGGATTCCTGCAGCGCCAGCACCTTTTCTTCCACCGTGTCGCGCGCAATCAACCGCTGCGCGAACACGCGCCGCGTCTGCCCGATGCGGTGCGCCCGGTCGATGGCCTGCGCCTCGACCGCCGGATTCCACCACGGATCCAGCAGATAGACGTACTCGGCCGCCGTGAGGTTGAGCCCCACGCCGCCGGCCTTGAGCGAGACGAGGAAGACCTTGCACTCCGGGTCCTCCTGGAACTCGGTCACCACCTGCTGCCGATCCTTGGTGTCGCCGTCGAGGTAGGCGTAGCGCACGCCCTGCGCGTCCATTTGCGCCCGCACAATGGCAAGCAGCGACGTGAACTGCGAGAAGACGAGCACCTTGTGGTCCTCGGCGGTCGCCTCGGCCACGCGGGTGAGCAGCATGTCGATCTTGCTGCTGGAGTCGTCGCGGCGCGACGGGTCGACCAGCCCCGGGTGACAGGCGGCCTGCCGCAGGCGCAACAACGCCTCCAGCACGTGCATCTTGCTGCGCGCCATCCCCTGCGCATCGATGCGCCCCAACAACGAATTGCGGTAATGGTCGCGCAGCTCGTTGTAGAGCGCGCGCTCCTTGGGCGACAGGTCGACGACGAGCGTCTGCTCCAGGCGCTCGGGGAGCTCGGGGGCCACCTGCCCCTTCGTGCGTCGCAGGATGTACGGGCGTACGGCGCGCGCCAGCAACGTGCGCGCCTCCTCCCGCTCCTCGGTGTTCCCCGGCGAGTCGAGACGGCGAATGAGCGAGCCGAAGACCGAGGCCTTGCCCAGCATCCCCGGGTTGAGGAACTCGAGCAGCGACCAGAGCTCGGCGAGCCGGTTCTCGATGGGGGTACCGGTCATCGCCAGGCGATGGCGCGCACGAATCAGCCGCGCCGCCTTGGCCCCTTCGGTCCCCGCGTTCTTGATGGCCTGCGCCTCGTCGAGGATGGCGTAGTCGAACTCCATCTCGCGCAGCATCGCCACGTCGCGGCGCAGCGTGCCGTACGTCGTGATGACGAGGTCGTACTCCTCCAGGTGCGCGGTGCTGCGCTTGCGATCGGGGCCACCGTGCACGAGGATGCGCAACTGCGGCGTGAAGCGCTTGGCCTCCTGCTCCCAGTTGAAGACCAGCGAGCGCGGGACGACCACGATCGACGTCCCCCCGTGCTCTTCGCGCCGCCGTTCGAGGAGCGCCAGCACCTGCACCGTCTTGCCGAGCCCCATGTCGTCGGCCAGGCAGCCACCAAAGCCGAAGTCGCGCAGGAAGTAGAGCCAGCCCAGCCCCTCCTTCTGGTACGGGCGCAGCGTCCCCACGAAGCCGTCGGGGGCTTCGGCGGGGTGGACCCCTTCAAAGCGCAGCAACTGTTGCCGGGCATGCTCGAAGGCCGAATCGGTATCGGCCGGCGGCAGGGCGCTGAGCAGGACGTCGAGGACGCCGAGCTGCTTTGCCGAGAAGCGCAGGTTGCCGCCGACCATGGTGCCGGCAGCCGCAAGGAAGCCCGACTTCTCGAGCCACTCGCCGCTGAGCATGCCGAGCGAGTCGTCGCTCAGCTTCACAGTGCGATCGCCGCGCCGTAACGCGGCGAGCAGTTCGGGGAGCGTGGCGCTCACGCCGCCACCGAAATCGAGGGAGGCGCCCAGGTCGAACCAGTCGATCCCCGACGTCACCGAGACGGAGAGGTCGCCGGCGGTGCGCAGGAGGTGCCCGTCGAACTCGACGAACCACCCTTCCATCGTGAGTTCGAAGGCGATGTCCTCGCCGCGCGTCTCGCTCAGGCGGCGCGTGTAGCGGGCACTCCCGTAGTCGTACTCCCAGCGGAACCCCGCCTTCTCCAGGCGGCGTGCGAAGGTCTCCTCGGCGCCGCGGTTGCGCCTGACGATGCGCCGCTCCTCCCCCTGGAACAGGGCCGCCGAGGCGGCGTCCTCGGCCACGACCACGCCGTCGTAGTCGAACGAGAGGAGCCCCTCGAACTTGGCGGGGCTCCACGGGGTGCGTGGCACGACGCGGAGCGCCAGGCGCGGCAGCGGGGCCCCTTCGTGCGTCGACAGCTGCAACTCCGGCGGGAGTTCGAGCGGCGGGAGGTGCGGCAGGGCGTGCAATTCCGCCACCAGCTCCTCGGCCTCGGGGGTAGGGACCTCGACCTTCGTTTCGCCGCGCAGCGCCGGGACCAGGTCGAAGGCGCCGTGGTCGATCCAGCGCGACGCCTGGCCGCGCGCGATGAGGAGCGACTCGCGCATGAAGAGCAGGGGCTCGCCCAGCGGCATGATTTCCTCGCCGCGCGCCAGGTGTCCCTCGAGGCGGTATCCGCGCGCGCGCGCCACGGCGACGTCGCGCACGAGATCGCGTTCGCTCGCGGGTTCGCTCGCGGGTTCGCTCGGGGCCTGATGCTCGGCCGCGCGCGCCGTCCCGATCTCCTCCTCACCCTCGGCCGTCGCCTCGACGCTCCCCTCCGCCACCTCGGGCGGTGGCGCCATCGGGACCACCGCCAGCCGCAACTCCCACGGATCGTTGTCGTCCCACGTGAGCGGGATGAGGTCCTCGGCGCGCGGCGTGGGGCGAAGGTAGGCGCGGCCCGAATCGCACATGCGCCGAAGCGTGGTCTCGATGGCGGCCGCCGAGAGGAGGAAACGACGCGTGCTGCTCCCCGGGGCGTAGTGCCCGAACTCGGGCTGCGCCCCCAGAAGCATCTGCGCCACTTCGCGATCGACCAGCTCGGGAGCCGACAGCCACTGCGAACGCGTGAGGCGGAACTGGCGCGGCGCTCCCCATTCCCCGTTCTTCTGCAGCGCCTGCATCCCGAGTTCGACGAGCAGCCCTTCCTGCCGCTCGAAGGTCAGCGGGATATCGACGATGTAGATGATGCGCTTCCCCTCGGGGTAGGCGCTCGTCTCGCGCTTCTGCGCATCGGTACCGGGGGCCATGAGCGGCGCCAGCGAGCGCAGTTGCTGCACCCATGGGCGCGGGTCGGCCGGACGCGGCGGGCGGAGCGCCGGATGGTCGATGGGCTCGGGGACACGCAGCGCGGCCTCGCGCATGCGCGCTTCCTCGGCTTCGCGCGCCGCTTCGCGCTCGATCTCGCGTCGACGTTCGGCCTCGCGTTCTTCGGCCTCTCGCGCCGCGCGCGCTTCGGCGTGGTACGACTCGTCCGGCGTGTGCGGGAGGACGCCGGCGCGATCGCAGGTCACGAGCGCGGCCCAGAGGTGTTCGCAGTTCCCGTACTCCTGCGCGTACGAGCAGCCGCAATGCATCTCGAGCCGACTACCGGGGATGGCGCGGATCTCGACGCGAATGGGGACGGCCCCCTGCACGGTGGCCCGGACCACGGCCGGATCGGCGTGGTCGATGAGCACCTGATCGCCCCGCACGTAGGCATCGCCACGGGCGCGGAGCGGGGGGGAGAACGTAACGGCGACTTTTTTCGGGATCGGCACAGGGGCGGCGCGAGGGGAACCTGTAAAGCTACCGACGTCATGGGGCAAACGGGACACGTCGCGAGGGCCGATTTCGACAAAGCCCGTCCAAAGTGCCCCGAAATCCCGAATTGCCCCGCGAGCTCCGGTCCGATCTGGTGGTACTGCCGATGTCGGCACTCATGGGGCCCTGCGGTTCACTCAAACCAGCCGCTTACGCTTCGTCCCAGCCGACTGGCACATCTCCCCCCTCCCTCCCGTACGTTGTGCACTTGCCCCCCTCCCCCGCCCTGGGGGAGGAGGTGGCCGTAGCCAACGAATGACCCGTCGCACCCCGCACATGACCTCACGACGTGACTTCCTGAAAACCGGCGGCGTGGCGGCCGGCGCGGTCGCGCTCTCGGGAGCGCTCCGCACCGCCGAAGCGGCCGTCCCGCGCGTCCGCCACGTGGCGACCGCCCCGGAGATGGACGCCTCGGTGAAGGCGCTCCTCATGGAGGCGCTCAACGCCGCCAAGCTCGCCGGCGCCGGCTATGCCGATGCACGCATCGGGCGCTACCTGCAGAACTTCGTGGTGACGCGCGAGCAGCAGATCATCAACGTGGTCGACACCGACTCGATCGGGATTGGCATCCGCGCCCTGGTGGACGGCACGTGGGGCTTTGCCGCCTCGCGCGACCTCACCACGGGCGGGGTCGCGGCCGCCGCCCGGGAGGCCGTGGCCATCGCCAAGGCCAATCGCGTGGCGCGCGACCGGATGATCACGCTGGCACCGGCGCCCGCGGTGCCTAACGCCAGCTGGAAGAACGCCTACGAGATCGATCCGTGGACGATCCCGGTCGAGGAGAAGGCCGACCTGCTGATCAAGAGCAACGGGGCGGGGATGAAGGCGGCCAACGTGAAGTACGTCTTCAGCGCCCTCTTCTTCCGCAAACAGGAGCGCAACTACGCCAACACCGACGGCTCGGTGATCGCGCAGACCATCGTGCAGAGCGCGATCCAGCAGCAGTTCACGGCGGTGAGCCCGGATTTCTCCGACTTCCAGAACCGCGGCAACACCATGCCACCGGTGGGTCGCGGCTGGGAGTGGGTGCTGCAACAGAACCTCGTCCAGAACGCCACCAAGTGGGGCGAAGAGGCGAGCCAGAAGCTCAAGGCCAAGCCGGTCGACGTGGGACGCTACGACCTCGTGCTGCACCCGTCGCACTTGTGGCTGACGATCCACGAATCGATCGCCCATCCCACGGAGCTCGATCGGGCGATGGGGTACGAGGCCAACTACGCCGGCACGTCGTTCGTCGCACCGCCGCAGGACTTCCTCGGGAAGTTCAAGTACGGCCCCGAGTTCATGAACATCCAGGGCGACCGTTCGCAGCCGGGGGCGCTGGCCACCGTGGGTTACGACGACGAAGGGGTCGCGCCTGACGAGTTCCTGATCATCAAGAACGGGAAAGTCAACGACTACCAGACCACGCGCGAGCAGGCGAGCTGGCTCGACGCGTGGTACACGTCGCAGGGAAAGCCCACGCGCTC
Above is a window of Gemmatimonadota bacterium DNA encoding:
- a CDS encoding twin-arginine translocation signal domain-containing protein, whose amino-acid sequence is MTSRRDFLKTGGVAAGAVALSGALRTAEAAVPRVRHVATAPEMDASVKALLMEALNAAKLAGAGYADARIGRYLQNFVVTREQQIINVVDTDSIGIGIRALVDGTWGFAASRDLTTGGVAAAAREAVAIAKANRVARDRMITLAPAPAVPNASWKNAYEIDPWTIPVEEKADLLIKSNGAGMKAANVKYVFSALFFRKQERNYANTDGSVIAQTIVQSAIQQQFTAVSPDFSDFQNRGNTMPPVGRGWEWVLQQNLVQNATKWGEEASQKLKAKPVDVGRYDLVLHPSHLWLTIHESIAHPTELDRAMGYEANYAGTSFVAPPQDFLGKFKYGPEFMNIQGDRSQPGALATVGYDDEGVAPDEFLIIKNGKVNDYQTTREQASWLDAWYTSQGKPTRSHGCSYADNWSSVQFQRMPNVSLLPGEKEQSFEDLIAATDKGIAIVGDGSFSIDQQRYNAQFGGQLFYEIKGGKIVGMLKDVAYQMRTPDFWNAMDMIGGKKSYEVWGSFFDGKGQPGQVNAVSHGSVPARFRNVNVINTGRKA
- a CDS encoding DEAD/DEAH box helicase — translated: MPIPKKVAVTFSPPLRARGDAYVRGDQVLIDHADPAVVRATVQGAVPIRVEIRAIPGSRLEMHCGCSYAQEYGNCEHLWAALVTCDRAGVLPHTPDESYHAEARAAREAEEREAERRREIEREAAREAEEARMREAALRVPEPIDHPALRPPRPADPRPWVQQLRSLAPLMAPGTDAQKRETSAYPEGKRIIYIVDIPLTFERQEGLLVELGMQALQKNGEWGAPRQFRLTRSQWLSAPELVDREVAQMLLGAQPEFGHYAPGSSTRRFLLSAAAIETTLRRMCDSGRAYLRPTPRAEDLIPLTWDDNDPWELRLAVVPMAPPPEVAEGSVEATAEGEEEIGTARAAEHQAPSEPASEPASERDLVRDVAVARARGYRLEGHLARGEEIMPLGEPLLFMRESLLIARGQASRWIDHGAFDLVPALRGETKVEVPTPEAEELVAELHALPHLPPLELPPELQLSTHEGAPLPRLALRVVPRTPWSPAKFEGLLSFDYDGVVVAEDAASAALFQGEERRIVRRNRGAEETFARRLEKAGFRWEYDYGSARYTRRLSETRGEDIAFELTMEGWFVEFDGHLLRTAGDLSVSVTSGIDWFDLGASLDFGGGVSATLPELLAALRRGDRTVKLSDDSLGMLSGEWLEKSGFLAAAGTMVGGNLRFSAKQLGVLDVLLSALPPADTDSAFEHARQQLLRFEGVHPAEAPDGFVGTLRPYQKEGLGWLYFLRDFGFGGCLADDMGLGKTVQVLALLERRREEHGGTSIVVVPRSLVFNWEQEAKRFTPQLRILVHGGPDRKRSTAHLEEYDLVITTYGTLRRDVAMLREMEFDYAILDEAQAIKNAGTEGAKAARLIRARHRLAMTGTPIENRLAELWSLLEFLNPGMLGKASVFGSLIRRLDSPGNTEEREEARTLLARAVRPYILRRTKGQVAPELPERLEQTLVVDLSPKERALYNELRDHYRNSLLGRIDAQGMARSKMHVLEALLRLRQAACHPGLVDPSRRDDSSSKIDMLLTRVAEATAEDHKVLVFSQFTSLLAIVRAQMDAQGVRYAYLDGDTKDRQQVVTEFQEDPECKVFLVSLKAGGVGLNLTAAEYVYLLDPWWNPAVEAQAIDRAHRIGQTRRVFAQRLIARDTVEEKVLALQESKRDLADAIIRADNSVVASLGREELELLLS